A genomic window from Streptomyces mirabilis includes:
- a CDS encoding sigma-70 family RNA polymerase sigma factor, translating to MEADELLVLVAGGDQKAFEELYGQVSGPVFGLVRRVVRDVAQSEEVAQEVLLELWRSAARFDPGRGSALSWILTLAHRRAVDRVRSARAATEREQREGQRAHHPAFDQVAEEVEAGLEREWVRRCLERLTTLQRQSVTLAYYDGYTYREVAERLSLPLGTVKTRMRDGLTRLRHCLGGAA from the coding sequence GTGGAGGCGGACGAACTTCTGGTGCTCGTGGCCGGAGGCGACCAGAAGGCATTCGAGGAGCTGTACGGGCAGGTGTCCGGGCCCGTGTTCGGGCTCGTACGCCGTGTGGTGCGGGACGTGGCCCAGTCGGAGGAGGTGGCTCAGGAGGTGTTGCTCGAACTCTGGCGTTCCGCCGCACGGTTCGACCCCGGCCGGGGCAGCGCCCTGTCCTGGATCCTCACCCTCGCGCACCGCCGGGCCGTCGACCGGGTCCGCAGCGCCCGCGCGGCCACCGAACGCGAGCAGCGCGAGGGGCAGCGCGCCCATCATCCCGCCTTCGACCAGGTCGCCGAGGAGGTGGAGGCCGGGCTCGAACGCGAGTGGGTGCGCCGCTGCCTGGAGCGGCTGACCACTCTGCAACGGCAGTCCGTCACCCTCGCCTACTACGACGGCTACACCTATCGCGAAGTCGCCGAACGCCTCTCCCTGCCGCTCGGCACGGTCAAGACACGTATGCGCGACGGACTGACGCGGTTGCGCCACTGCCTGGGAGGTGCGGCATGA
- a CDS encoding TetR/AcrR family transcriptional regulator translates to MKPVPQATSLRRAPVQRRSAERLTRILDACADLLDEVGYDALSTRAVAQRAGVPIGSVYRFFGNKRAMADALAQRNLERYTERVTQRLRATGAQGWRAAMDAVLDEYLAMKLTAPGFSLVDFGNQIPVGTRDAEPNTRVADRLTDLLSDYLDRTPDEDLRRTFLVAVEAADSLVHLAFRIAPEGDERIIGETRELLRAYLARVLD, encoded by the coding sequence ATGAAGCCTGTGCCCCAAGCGACCTCGCTGCGCCGCGCGCCCGTTCAGCGGCGCAGCGCCGAACGACTGACCAGGATCCTCGACGCCTGTGCCGACCTCCTCGACGAGGTCGGCTACGACGCCCTGAGCACCCGGGCCGTGGCCCAGCGCGCGGGCGTCCCCATCGGCTCCGTCTACCGCTTCTTCGGCAACAAGCGCGCCATGGCCGACGCGCTCGCCCAGCGCAACCTCGAGCGCTACACCGAACGCGTCACCCAACGCCTCCGGGCGACAGGCGCACAGGGCTGGCGCGCCGCCATGGACGCCGTACTCGACGAGTACCTCGCCATGAAGCTCACCGCCCCCGGCTTCTCCCTCGTCGACTTCGGCAACCAGATACCCGTCGGCACCCGCGACGCCGAGCCCAACACCCGCGTCGCCGACCGCCTCACCGACCTCCTCTCCGACTACCTCGACCGCACCCCCGACGAAGACCTCCGGCGCACCTTCCTGGTCGCTGTGGAGGCCGCCGACAGCCTGGTCCACCTGGCCTTCCGGATCGCCCCGGAGGGGGACGAGCGGATCATCGGGGAGACGCGGGAGCTGCTGCGCGCCTATCTGGCACGGGTCCTGGACTGA
- a CDS encoding DUF4331 domain-containing protein, producing MTPISRSGLGRRSLATLVCGALAAGGLVAAGVAALDPGAASASSHREAPLISGTPQYDNTDLYAFVSPDKPDTTTVIANFIPFEEPAGGPNFYTFADDAQYDIHIDNNGDAQSELVYRYTFKTHRKNGDTFLYNTGPVNSLDDPDLNITQTYDIDLLRLHNQKLVSKTKVADDIPVAPSNVGKASMPDYTKLRNQAVYKLAGDSTTFAGQADDPFFADLRVFDLLYGGNLSEVGRDTLKGYNVNTLALQVPNYMIQESSKQPIVGIWSTVQRKDARGYYTQVSRLGSPLVNEVVNPQKDKDKFNASSPWDDAQFLKNVTNPELPKLIEAIYKIKAPAEPRNDLVDVFLKGVKGLNQPPKVRPAEELRLNTSIKPSMHPKRLGVLDGDNAGFPNGRRLADDVIDASLRVVEGELLGQKTGLSDSVDKNDKSFEKSFPYVAEPTSGSRGPLAKGNGSNVKNQLGDALQTGSGSTNIMLIAGSAAAGVAGVLLIGAGVMWWRRRMYNRAY from the coding sequence ATGACACCTATCTCCAGGAGTGGCTTGGGACGCAGGAGTCTCGCGACCCTCGTCTGCGGTGCGCTGGCTGCCGGGGGGCTCGTAGCCGCCGGCGTAGCCGCGCTGGACCCCGGGGCGGCCTCCGCCTCCAGTCACCGGGAGGCCCCGCTCATCTCGGGCACTCCCCAGTACGACAACACCGACCTGTACGCCTTCGTCAGCCCGGACAAGCCGGACACGACGACGGTCATCGCGAACTTCATACCCTTCGAGGAGCCGGCCGGCGGGCCGAACTTCTACACGTTCGCCGACGACGCCCAGTACGACATCCACATCGACAACAACGGTGACGCGCAGAGCGAGCTGGTGTACCGGTACACCTTCAAGACGCACCGCAAGAACGGCGACACGTTCCTCTACAACACGGGCCCGGTCAACAGCCTCGACGACCCGGACCTGAACATCACGCAGACCTACGACATCGACCTGCTGCGGCTGCACAACCAGAAGCTGGTCTCCAAGACGAAGGTCGCGGACGACATCCCGGTCGCGCCGTCGAACGTCGGCAAGGCCTCGATGCCCGACTACACGAAGCTCCGCAACCAGGCCGTGTACAAGCTCGCGGGCGACTCGACGACCTTCGCCGGCCAGGCGGACGACCCCTTCTTCGCCGATCTGCGGGTCTTCGACCTGCTGTACGGCGGCAACCTGTCCGAGGTCGGGCGGGACACGCTCAAGGGCTACAACGTCAACACGCTGGCCCTGCAGGTGCCCAACTACATGATCCAGGAGTCGTCGAAGCAGCCGATCGTCGGCATCTGGTCCACCGTCCAGCGCAAGGACGCCCGCGGCTACTACACCCAGGTCTCGCGCCTGGGCAGCCCGCTGGTCAACGAGGTCGTCAACCCGCAGAAGGACAAGGACAAGTTCAACGCGTCCTCACCCTGGGACGACGCGCAGTTCCTGAAGAACGTGACCAACCCGGAGCTGCCCAAGCTCATCGAGGCGATCTACAAGATCAAGGCGCCCGCAGAGCCGCGCAACGACCTGGTCGACGTGTTCCTGAAGGGCGTGAAGGGCCTCAACCAGCCGCCCAAGGTCCGCCCGGCGGAGGAGCTGCGGCTCAACACCTCGATCAAGCCCAGCATGCACCCCAAGCGGCTCGGTGTGCTCGACGGCGACAACGCGGGCTTCCCGAACGGGCGTCGGCTCGCCGACGACGTGATCGATGCCTCGCTGCGGGTCGTCGAGGGTGAACTCCTCGGCCAGAAGACCGGTCTGTCGGACTCGGTCGACAAGAACGACAAGAGCTTCGAGAAGTCGTTCCCCTACGTGGCCGAGCCCACCTCGGGTTCGCGCGGACCGCTGGCGAAGGGCAACGGAAGCAACGTCAAGAACCAGCTGGGTGACGCCCTGCAGACGGGCTCCGGCAGCACGAACATCATGCTGATCGCGGGCTCCGCGGCGGCGGGCGTGGCCGGGGTCCTGCTGATCGGCGCCGGCGTCATGTGGTGGCGCCGCCGCATGTACAACCGGGCCTACTGA
- a CDS encoding nuclear transport factor 2 family protein codes for MSWKRGVLAALAVCVLLGGSAGCGTGAAHERRDAVSPSPVGKILDDTDKEGRHYREVDKKSAPEVAIEVQPASDDGWDVRLTVHRFRFSPAAAKAEAVAGRGVALLSLDGRNLATLRTAEYHLAGELVPRGTHHVTARLYADDRTAWAVHGKPVESTADITASGAAASARPSTPTAPPPSTPASTPTSTLSGNDVAGRTDTGGSPDPGGKAS; via the coding sequence ATGTCGTGGAAGCGTGGAGTGCTCGCCGCGCTCGCGGTCTGCGTCCTGCTCGGCGGATCGGCGGGCTGCGGCACCGGCGCCGCACACGAGCGGAGGGATGCGGTGTCGCCCTCACCCGTGGGCAAAATCCTGGACGATACGGACAAAGAAGGACGGCACTACCGTGAGGTCGACAAGAAGAGCGCACCCGAGGTCGCCATCGAGGTCCAACCGGCCTCCGACGACGGCTGGGACGTCCGCCTGACCGTCCACCGCTTCCGCTTCTCGCCCGCCGCCGCCAAGGCGGAGGCCGTGGCCGGCCGCGGCGTCGCGCTGCTGTCCCTGGACGGCCGGAACCTCGCCACCCTGCGCACCGCCGAGTACCACCTCGCCGGCGAGCTGGTCCCACGCGGCACCCACCACGTCACCGCGCGCCTGTACGCCGACGACCGCACGGCGTGGGCCGTCCACGGCAAGCCCGTCGAGAGCACGGCGGACATCACCGCCTCCGGGGCCGCCGCGTCGGCCCGGCCGTCGACACCCACCGCGCCGCCCCCGTCGACCCCCGCGTCGACACCGACATCGACGCTGAGCGGGAACGACGTCGCGGGCCGAACCGACACGGGAGGTTCACCGGATCCCGGCGGAAAGGCATCATGA
- a CDS encoding GntR family transcriptional regulator yields MTSFAPDSIVLNRKLPLWYQVSQSLRASILGRSPQEPLRLPTEERLAGHYGVSVLTMRQALKELEDEGLITRHRRRGTFIEPSAQRGAPVRLLGSVDTIVAQQSGMTTELLDHGSVPVPAELTEYFPDLAEVGTYHRLRGDEKTGEPTNHARNYVRPELAARIDPQDLVRWPMTKVLRDVVGVRISRITDTVEARLADPETARLLQVPLLSPILHYTGIVHGEDGRALDVARIHYRGDRFSFTVTLDAH; encoded by the coding sequence GTGACCTCCTTCGCCCCGGACTCGATCGTCCTGAACCGCAAACTCCCGCTCTGGTACCAGGTGTCGCAGTCCCTGCGTGCCTCGATACTCGGGCGCTCGCCCCAGGAACCGCTGCGCCTGCCGACCGAGGAGCGGTTGGCCGGCCACTACGGGGTGAGTGTGCTCACCATGCGGCAGGCGCTGAAGGAGCTGGAGGACGAGGGACTGATCACCCGCCATCGGCGGCGGGGCACGTTCATCGAGCCGAGCGCGCAACGGGGCGCTCCGGTGCGCTTGCTGGGCTCGGTGGACACGATCGTCGCGCAGCAGTCGGGCATGACGACCGAGCTGCTGGACCACGGGAGCGTGCCGGTGCCGGCCGAACTCACCGAGTACTTCCCGGATCTGGCCGAGGTGGGGACGTACCACCGGCTGCGCGGCGACGAGAAGACCGGTGAGCCGACGAACCACGCGCGCAACTACGTGCGTCCCGAACTGGCCGCGCGGATCGACCCGCAGGACCTGGTGCGCTGGCCCATGACCAAGGTGCTGCGGGACGTGGTGGGCGTGCGCATCAGCCGGATCACCGACACGGTGGAGGCGCGGCTCGCGGATCCGGAGACGGCCCGGCTGCTCCAGGTGCCGTTGCTCAGCCCGATCCTGCACTACACGGGCATCGTGCACGGCGAGGACGGCCGCGCCCTGGACGTGGCCCGCATCCACTACCGCGGTGACCGCTTCTCCTTCACCGTCACCCTCGACGCCCACTGA
- a CDS encoding type ISP restriction/modification enzyme codes for MPGVTHDDAPLLADLMPWSVAPPRLGRGWPTAPDAAALKARWDTLMKAEGSGREALFGPTRSRTTRSAVGQLPGQSSGTARLERESGPCPEPVRVLHGPFDEQWLIPDHRLIDAARPELWRVADERQVFVMEQTAMPDTSGPVLLVASVLPLSAGRGGRVRPLHRRPGGREPNLAPGLLEHLGTRLGHSPDPVDVLAWTVAVARSGRAGCAVPLTADPRAWAHGVGLGRRMLWLMRRDGERPKLPGGRRPYVRAPLPSRPVDVRYDRDEEALLLDEGRISPVPPEAWDFEVGGVRVLEQWFAARTEPAEPPEPGTLEAIRTVGWPQAWTSELLELVTVLTLLEELRPQLAELTIGAPITRTELREAGVLPVPEAAHRPASVLDHHEEGPEGQFALI; via the coding sequence ATGCCGGGCGTGACGCACGACGACGCTCCGCTGCTCGCGGACCTCATGCCGTGGTCCGTCGCACCGCCGAGGCTGGGCCGGGGGTGGCCGACGGCGCCCGACGCGGCGGCCCTGAAGGCGCGCTGGGACACGTTGATGAAGGCCGAGGGGTCGGGCCGCGAGGCGCTGTTCGGCCCGACGCGCTCGCGCACCACGCGCTCGGCCGTCGGACAGCTGCCGGGGCAGTCCAGCGGGACGGCCCGGCTGGAGCGCGAGTCGGGGCCCTGTCCGGAGCCGGTCCGCGTCCTGCACGGCCCCTTCGACGAGCAGTGGCTGATCCCGGACCACCGGCTGATCGACGCGGCGCGCCCCGAGTTGTGGCGGGTGGCCGACGAGCGGCAGGTGTTCGTGATGGAGCAGACGGCGATGCCGGACACGTCGGGTCCGGTGCTGCTGGTCGCGTCCGTGCTGCCGCTGAGCGCGGGTCGCGGCGGCCGTGTCCGCCCCCTGCACCGGCGCCCCGGGGGCCGCGAACCGAATCTGGCGCCCGGCCTGCTGGAGCACCTCGGCACCCGCCTCGGGCACTCCCCCGACCCCGTCGACGTCCTCGCCTGGACGGTCGCGGTCGCGCGGTCGGGCCGTGCCGGATGCGCCGTCCCGCTCACCGCGGACCCGCGGGCGTGGGCGCACGGCGTCGGGTTGGGGCGCCGGATGCTGTGGCTGATGCGCCGCGACGGCGAGCGCCCCAAGCTCCCCGGGGGCCGCCGCCCCTACGTCCGCGCCCCGCTCCCGTCGCGCCCCGTCGACGTGCGCTACGACCGCGACGAGGAGGCCCTCCTCCTCGACGAGGGCCGTATCTCGCCGGTGCCGCCGGAGGCCTGGGACTTCGAGGTGGGCGGAGTGCGCGTCCTGGAGCAGTGGTTCGCGGCCAGGACCGAGCCGGCGGAACCACCCGAGCCGGGCACCTTGGAGGCGATCCGGACGGTCGGCTGGCCGCAGGCCTGGACGTCGGAGCTGCTGGAACTCGTCACGGTGCTGACACTGCTCGAGGAACTCCGCCCCCAGCTGGCGGAGTTGACGATCGGTGCGCCGATCACGCGGACCGAGCTGCGCGAGGCGGGTGTCCTGCCGGTTCCGGAGGCGGCGCACCGGCCCGCGTCCGTCCTCGATCATCACGAAGAGGGCCCAGAAGGACAGTTCGCGCTCATCTGA
- a CDS encoding TetR/AcrR family transcriptional regulator, translating to MTGRSAVPEVIWARPERAGRGPRAAHSRADIAAAAVRIADADGLEGVSMRHVATELGCGTMSLYNYVPRKEDLYELMVDAISGEHDSWEPTGDWRADMLRVAHQTRALMHRHPWLPRLMSPVYGFSPNALRYLEHCLVCLDPLDASYGTKMELIAMLNGVVTTYVGNELATAERTRSLPWSAEQEQAMRIAYLGSRIATGAYPRMAAAFTQDAGPIDLEAVFERALGRVLDAFEPKG from the coding sequence ATGACAGGGCGCAGTGCCGTACCCGAAGTGATCTGGGCCCGCCCCGAGCGCGCGGGCCGTGGTCCGCGGGCGGCCCACAGCCGGGCGGACATCGCGGCCGCCGCGGTGCGGATCGCGGACGCGGACGGGCTCGAAGGGGTCTCGATGCGGCATGTGGCCACCGAGCTGGGCTGCGGCACGATGTCGCTGTACAACTACGTCCCGCGCAAGGAGGACCTGTACGAGCTGATGGTCGACGCCATCAGCGGTGAGCACGACTCCTGGGAGCCGACGGGCGACTGGCGCGCCGACATGCTCCGGGTAGCCCATCAGACGCGTGCCCTCATGCACCGCCACCCGTGGCTGCCGCGCCTGATGTCCCCGGTCTACGGCTTCAGCCCCAACGCCCTGCGCTACCTGGAGCACTGTCTCGTCTGCCTCGACCCGCTGGACGCGTCGTACGGCACGAAGATGGAGCTGATCGCGATGCTCAACGGCGTGGTGACGACCTACGTCGGCAACGAACTGGCCACCGCCGAGCGCACCCGCTCGCTGCCCTGGTCCGCGGAACAGGAGCAGGCGATGCGGATCGCCTACCTCGGCAGCCGGATCGCGACCGGCGCGTATCCGCGGATGGCGGCCGCCTTCACGCAGGACGCGGGCCCGATCGACCTGGAGGCGGTGTTCGAGCGGGCGCTGGGACGGGTGCTGGACGCGTTCGAACCGAAGGGTTAG
- a CDS encoding ATP-binding cassette domain-containing protein, with protein MTTTYAVLSEGLEKSFRTKGEVVHAVRGLDLAVTEGTVCGVLGPNGAGKTTAVRLLTTLLRPDAGSARVAGHDLVREAAAVRGAIGVTGQYASVDGDLTGRENLRLFARLHRMRDTATRAGELLERLGLAEAADRPASTYSGGMRRRLDLAASLIRRPEVLFLDEPTTGLDPASRNQIWEAVRALRDEGTTVLLTTQYLEEADRLADDIALVDHGRVAHTGSPAELKALIGSYAEVVVAHADAMPGAAAVLDRLTGSEPAFAPERHAVGAVTTDPTLTLPRLVRELDAAGVPLLDASLRPPTLDDVFLRLTGGRAVHKELVT; from the coding sequence ATGACAACTACGTACGCCGTACTTAGTGAAGGTCTGGAGAAGAGCTTCAGGACCAAGGGGGAGGTCGTCCACGCGGTGCGCGGGCTTGATCTCGCGGTGACCGAGGGCACCGTCTGCGGGGTGCTCGGACCGAACGGCGCGGGCAAGACCACGGCGGTGCGCCTGCTCACCACGCTGCTGCGGCCCGACGCGGGGTCCGCGCGGGTCGCCGGGCACGACCTCGTACGGGAGGCGGCCGCGGTGCGCGGCGCCATCGGGGTCACCGGGCAGTACGCCTCCGTCGACGGCGACCTCACCGGCCGGGAGAACCTGCGGCTGTTCGCGCGGCTGCACCGGATGCGGGACACCGCCACACGCGCCGGTGAACTCCTCGAACGCCTCGGGCTCGCCGAGGCCGCCGACCGGCCCGCCTCCACCTACTCGGGCGGTATGCGGCGCCGCCTCGACCTCGCGGCGAGCCTGATCCGCCGCCCCGAGGTGCTCTTCCTCGACGAACCCACCACCGGGCTCGACCCGGCCAGCCGCAACCAGATCTGGGAGGCCGTGCGCGCCCTGCGGGACGAGGGCACGACCGTGCTGCTGACCACGCAGTACCTGGAGGAGGCCGACCGGCTCGCCGACGACATCGCACTCGTGGACCACGGCCGGGTCGCGCACACCGGATCGCCCGCCGAACTCAAGGCGCTCATCGGCTCGTACGCGGAGGTCGTCGTCGCCCACGCCGACGCGATGCCCGGCGCGGCGGCCGTCCTCGACCGGCTCACCGGCTCCGAACCGGCGTTCGCCCCGGAGCGGCACGCGGTCGGGGCGGTGACCACCGATCCGACCCTGACCCTGCCCCGGCTCGTCCGTGAACTCGACGCCGCGGGGGTGCCACTGCTCGACGCGAGCCTGCGTCCGCCGACGCTCGACGACGTCTTCCTGCGCCTCACCGGAGGCCGCGCCGTCCACAAGGAGCTTGTGACATGA
- the hmgA gene encoding homogentisate 1,2-dioxygenase yields MSGDARKTAEGLTYLTGFGNEHSSEALPGALPHGRNAPQRAPLGLYAEQLSGTAFTEPRAHNRRSWLYRIRPSAAHPAFTRRDNGALRSAPFTETEPDPNRLRWNPLPEPARGTDFLAGLWTLGGNGDATQRTGMAVHLYHADSSMDRVFSDADGELLIVPERGGLLLRTEFGLLHVEPGGVALIPRGVRFRVELLDATSDGGQGPTARGYVCENYGAPFQLPDLGPIGANGLANARDFLAPVAAYEDVEGPVEVVNKFCGNLWTATYDHSPLDVVAWHGNHVPYVYDLRRFNVIGTISYDHPDPSIFTVLTSPSDTPGLAGVDFVVFAPRWLVGEDTFRPPYFHRNVMSEYMGLIEGAYDAKAEGFVPGGGSLHNMMSAHGPDRETFDRASAAELRPQKIDDGLAFMFETRWPVTATAQAAHAEHLQRGYDDVWQGLQRHFGPLH; encoded by the coding sequence ATGAGCGGGGACGCGAGGAAGACGGCCGAGGGGCTGACCTACCTCACCGGATTCGGCAACGAACACAGCTCGGAGGCGCTCCCCGGGGCGCTGCCGCACGGCCGCAACGCGCCCCAGCGCGCCCCTCTCGGGCTGTACGCGGAGCAGCTGAGCGGCACGGCGTTCACGGAGCCGAGGGCGCACAACCGGCGTTCGTGGCTGTACCGGATCCGTCCGTCGGCCGCGCACCCGGCGTTCACGCGCAGGGACAACGGGGCGCTGCGCTCGGCGCCCTTCACGGAGACCGAGCCCGACCCGAACCGGCTGCGCTGGAACCCGCTGCCGGAGCCGGCGCGGGGCACCGACTTCCTCGCGGGCCTGTGGACGCTGGGCGGCAACGGCGACGCGACCCAGCGCACCGGCATGGCCGTGCACCTGTATCACGCCGACTCCTCGATGGACCGCGTCTTCAGTGACGCCGACGGGGAGCTGCTGATCGTGCCGGAGCGGGGCGGGCTGCTGCTGCGGACGGAGTTCGGGCTGCTGCACGTGGAGCCGGGCGGAGTGGCGCTGATTCCCCGCGGGGTCCGCTTCCGGGTGGAGCTGCTGGACGCCACGTCCGACGGCGGGCAGGGCCCGACGGCCCGCGGCTATGTGTGCGAGAACTACGGGGCGCCCTTCCAGCTGCCCGACCTCGGCCCGATCGGCGCCAACGGACTCGCCAACGCGCGGGACTTCCTCGCTCCCGTCGCCGCGTACGAGGATGTCGAGGGCCCGGTGGAGGTGGTCAACAAGTTCTGCGGCAACCTCTGGACGGCGACGTACGACCACTCGCCGCTGGATGTCGTCGCCTGGCACGGCAACCATGTGCCCTACGTCTACGACCTGCGCCGTTTCAATGTGATCGGCACGATCAGCTACGACCACCCGGATCCGTCGATCTTCACGGTGCTGACCTCGCCGAGCGACACCCCGGGCCTCGCCGGGGTCGACTTCGTGGTGTTCGCGCCGCGCTGGCTGGTGGGCGAGGACACCTTCCGGCCGCCGTACTTCCACCGGAACGTGATGAGCGAGTACATGGGGCTCATCGAGGGGGCGTACGACGCGAAGGCGGAGGGCTTCGTTCCGGGGGGCGGTTCGCTGCACAACATGATGTCGGCGCACGGGCCGGACCGGGAGACCTTCGACCGGGCGTCCGCCGCCGAGCTGCGGCCGCAGAAGATCGACGACGGGCTGGCGTTCATGTTCGAGACCCGGTGGCCGGTGACCGCCACCGCGCAGGCGGCGCACGCGGAGCATCTGCAGCGCGGGTACGACGACGTGTGGCAGGGCCTCCAGCGGCACTTCGGCCCGTTGCACTGA
- a CDS encoding anti-sigma factor: MSVLDRLLRRDLHSLAAPYALDALEPDERRRFERHLRGCPRCAAEVRELGEDAVRLAWSTAAPAPAALRERVLTAVRTTPQEAPDPSHPAHPSQALPSGVPRGRAAHGPARDRTPRFRSLLAPLSTATAAAALVVASLFAVQATQTQDKLDQERAQAREIAHVLAAPDARATSDRDAQGRGIGVVASASERRAVVTLSGLAAPSGGRVHQLWLMRPNVQPRSLGLFEGDTPLIADGLNTNATSLAVTVEPQGGSVQPSTRPVAQLALKSVGFGE, translated from the coding sequence ATGAGCGTCCTCGACCGTCTGCTGCGCCGCGATCTGCACTCGCTCGCCGCCCCCTACGCCCTCGACGCGCTGGAACCCGACGAACGGCGCCGCTTCGAGCGTCATCTGCGGGGCTGCCCCCGGTGCGCGGCCGAGGTGCGGGAGCTGGGCGAGGACGCGGTGCGGCTCGCCTGGTCCACCGCGGCACCCGCACCGGCCGCCCTGCGCGAACGGGTCCTGACCGCCGTACGGACGACTCCTCAAGAGGCGCCGGACCCGTCGCATCCCGCCCACCCGTCGCAGGCGTTGCCGAGCGGCGTGCCCCGTGGGCGCGCGGCGCACGGGCCCGCGCGCGACCGGACCCCGCGCTTCAGGTCCCTGCTCGCCCCGCTCTCCACCGCCACCGCCGCCGCGGCACTCGTCGTGGCGTCCCTCTTCGCCGTGCAGGCGACACAGACTCAGGACAAGTTGGACCAGGAGCGGGCCCAGGCACGTGAGATCGCCCACGTTCTGGCGGCCCCCGACGCCCGGGCGACGAGCGACCGGGATGCACAGGGCCGTGGAATCGGAGTGGTCGCCTCCGCGTCGGAGCGGCGCGCCGTCGTGACCTTGAGCGGACTTGCCGCTCCGTCAGGGGGGCGCGTGCACCAGCTGTGGCTCATGCGCCCCAACGTGCAACCGCGCTCCCTCGGGCTCTTCGAGGGCGACACGCCCTTGATTGCCGACGGACTGAACACCAACGCCACGTCACTGGCTGTCACCGTCGAGCCGCAGGGGGGCTCGGTACAGCCCTCCACCAGGCCAGTTGCGCAACTCGCCCTGAAATCGGTCGGATTCGGAGAGTAA
- a CDS encoding ABC transporter permease codes for MSTLAYDGTAMLGRHLRRIRHNPGLLILTQSMPITMLLFFGYVFGSALATPGQEYRAFLLPGLLVATAANGIMTGMFQAAQDSHRGVMDRFRTLPMSRAAVPLGQALADLVVTAVGTVPLMLVGLAVGWRIEGSALRAVAGVGLLLLFRFATTWIGIVLGLASQSEEAAGQLGGATFILPLLSNAYIPTDNLPGWLRTVAEWNPISAVTTALRDLFGNAPVPDEGAWPVTHPVAGALTWCAALLAVFVPLAVCRYATGER; via the coding sequence ATGAGCACGTTGGCGTACGACGGGACCGCGATGCTGGGGCGGCACCTGCGGCGGATCCGGCACAATCCCGGGCTGCTGATCCTCACCCAGTCCATGCCGATCACGATGCTGCTGTTCTTCGGATACGTCTTCGGCAGTGCCCTCGCGACACCCGGACAGGAGTACCGTGCCTTCCTGCTGCCGGGACTGCTGGTGGCGACCGCCGCCAACGGAATCATGACCGGCATGTTCCAGGCCGCCCAGGACTCGCACCGGGGCGTGATGGACCGCTTCCGCACCCTGCCGATGAGCCGGGCCGCCGTGCCGCTCGGACAGGCGCTCGCGGACCTCGTGGTCACCGCCGTGGGCACAGTGCCGCTGATGCTGGTCGGGCTGGCCGTGGGCTGGCGGATCGAGGGGTCGGCGCTCCGGGCGGTGGCCGGCGTCGGACTCCTGCTGCTCTTCCGGTTCGCGACGACATGGATCGGCATCGTGCTGGGCCTCGCCTCACAGAGCGAGGAGGCGGCCGGTCAACTGGGCGGCGCGACGTTCATCCTGCCGCTGCTGTCGAACGCGTACATCCCCACCGACAACCTGCCCGGCTGGCTGCGCACGGTGGCCGAGTGGAATCCGATCAGCGCGGTGACCACAGCACTGCGGGACCTCTTCGGGAACGCTCCGGTGCCGGACGAGGGGGCCTGGCCGGTGACGCATCCGGTGGCCGGGGCGCTGACCTGGTGCGCCGCCCTTCTCGCGGTGTTCGTGCCGCTCGCCGTGTGCCGGTACGCGACCGGCGAGCGGTGA